Proteins found in one Corynebacterium zhongnanshanii genomic segment:
- a CDS encoding lipase family protein, with translation MTHSRRVVASLLASIGFVSASLTSVGMAAAAPGSASDSAPDSALGSVYDAGEKVHGSAESSLRGAASLGSLEDLPGSSIPNDPNGFYNFLSRDVEGEPGQIIDTQPGVLAFGLPGVDLSAGNTTTIAYVSRDSKGNPTPVTGTIVTNKLPWTGPGERPTLVIAPGTQGTADQCAPSRLMRTGFEYETLPVVAALSKGWNVAMTDLRGLGTPKIQHTYMNRVEQAQATLDMARAAANTGLGGITKTSPVATYGYSQGGGASAAALELAPKYAPEVPLKGGYAGGVPADLAMTANAIDNGALAAAMGYTINGFLESDPEIRTYLEEHLNERGWHLLKQTSDECIWDSLARHAYGDSRTLTKDGRSIAELLKDEPIAEIVRRQQIGSETPNVPVYIGHGTNDDTIPVAQGRTLARTWCEAGTPVYYKEYNIPKVAPLADHAIPLLPQISPAVNWLDQIFRGQDYPTSSCADIPQ, from the coding sequence GGCGCCTGGTTCTGCGTCTGATTCTGCCCCTGATTCTGCCCTCGGCTCTGTCTATGATGCCGGCGAGAAGGTTCACGGCAGCGCGGAATCCTCCCTGCGGGGAGCCGCTTCCCTGGGAAGCCTGGAGGATCTGCCCGGATCCAGCATTCCGAACGACCCCAACGGTTTCTATAACTTCCTCTCCCGCGACGTGGAGGGCGAGCCAGGCCAGATCATCGACACCCAGCCGGGCGTGCTGGCCTTCGGACTGCCGGGCGTGGACCTGTCCGCTGGCAACACCACCACCATCGCCTACGTCTCCCGGGACTCCAAGGGCAACCCCACCCCCGTCACCGGCACCATCGTGACCAACAAGCTCCCCTGGACCGGGCCGGGCGAGCGCCCCACCCTGGTGATCGCTCCGGGCACCCAGGGCACCGCGGACCAGTGTGCGCCCAGCCGCCTGATGCGCACCGGCTTTGAGTACGAGACCCTGCCCGTGGTGGCTGCGCTGTCCAAGGGTTGGAACGTGGCCATGACGGACCTGCGCGGCCTGGGTACGCCGAAGATCCAGCACACGTACATGAACCGTGTGGAGCAGGCGCAGGCCACCCTGGACATGGCGCGCGCGGCCGCGAACACGGGCCTGGGTGGCATCACGAAGACCTCCCCTGTGGCGACGTACGGGTACAGCCAGGGTGGCGGCGCGTCCGCCGCCGCCTTGGAGCTCGCGCCGAAGTACGCGCCGGAGGTGCCGTTGAAGGGTGGCTACGCCGGTGGTGTGCCGGCCGACCTGGCGATGACTGCTAACGCCATCGACAATGGTGCGCTGGCTGCCGCGATGGGCTACACCATCAACGGCTTCCTGGAGTCCGACCCGGAGATCCGCACCTACCTGGAGGAGCACTTGAACGAGCGCGGATGGCACCTGCTGAAGCAGACCTCCGACGAGTGCATCTGGGATTCCTTGGCTCGCCACGCCTACGGCGACAGCCGCACGCTGACGAAGGACGGCCGCTCGATCGCGGAGCTGCTGAAGGACGAGCCTATTGCGGAGATCGTGCGCCGCCAGCAGATCGGCTCTGAGACTCCGAATGTGCCGGTGTACATCGGCCACGGCACGAATGATGACACGATCCCTGTGGCGCAGGGCCGCACGCTGGCCCGCACGTGGTGCGAGGCGGGAACGCCTGTGTACTACAAGGAGTACAACATTCCGAAGGTGGCTCCGCTGGCGGACCACGCTATTCCTCTGCTGCCGCAGATCTCCCCTGCGGTGAACTGGTTGGATCAGATCTTCCGAGGTCAGGACTACCCAACCAGCTCCTGTGCAGACATCCCGCAGTAG